The genomic DNA GGAATCGACCCCAATGCGAGTCCGCGGCCGGGCGTGTGACCCCGGGATTTTCATCCGCTCCGGTGGTGGCATCGACGGATGGCCCCGACCCGTCGCGCCGCGCTCGCGGCGACCGCGACGCTCCTCTCGACAGCGGGCTGTGCTGTCAGGTCCGTCTCCGAGGGGACCGACCCGACCGGCGACGCGCGGGTCGGGCTCGCGGGCGACGTGATGCTCGGGCGGAGCGTCGACGAGCGCCACGACGACCGGCCCCCGGCGTCGGTGTGGGGGTCGATGCTGCCCGCGTTGGGGCGGCTCGATGGGACCATCGCCAACCTGGAGTGCTGTATCTCGGACCGGGGAGAGCGGTGGCCCGACAAGGTCTACTACTTCCGCGCGGGCCCGGAGTGGGCGCTGCCGGCGCTGGAGACCGCCGACGTCGCCGCCGTCAGCCTCGCCAACAACCACGCCCTCGACTTCGGGGCGACCGCGCTCCGGGACACCCTCGACGGGCTGGACCGGCGCGGCATCACGGCCGTCGGTGCCGGGGCGGACCGCAGCGCCGCGCTCACCCCGGCCGTCGTCGACATCGGTGGGGTCACCGTCGCCGTCATCGGCCTGACGGACCGGATGCCGGCCTTCGGTGCCGGCCCCGAGCGCCCGGGGACGGCCGTCGCGGCGCTGGCCGGCCGGAGCCGCCGGACGCGCCGCCTCGTCCGCGGACTGCTCCGGCGACCCGCGGTGGCGGCTGCGGACCTCGTCGTCGCCTCGCTCCACTGGGGCCCGAACTGGACGCTCGTCAAACACCCCGCGCGCCGTGCGTTCGCCCGGTGGCTCGTCGACGAGGGTGTGGATGTCGTCCACGGGCACAGCGCCCACGTCCCGCAGGGCATCGAGGTGTACGACGGCGCCCCCATCCTGTACGACTGCGGCGACCTCGTCGACGACTACGTCGTGAAGCCGGACCTGCACAACGACCGGAGCTTCCTGTTCGAACTCGTCGTCGAGGACGGCACCGTCGTCGCGGTCCGGCTGCATCCGGTCGAGATACGGCGGAGCACGGCCCACCGCGCGGAGGGGGCCGTGGCCCGCTGGCTCCGCGACCGGATGCGTGCGCTCTCGGCACGGTTCGGAACGAGCGTCCGTGCCGAGTCACGAGGAGGGGTGCTTCGGGTTCCGGTTCCCGGCGCGTGAAGCCGCGAGGAGGGTGGGGCTTCGAGGGGACGACCCGGCCTACCGCTCGATGGGCACCTCGATGAGCGAGAGGGCGTCGTCGTCGACCGCCGAGAGGGCATCCTCGAACCCATCGAGGGATCCGGCACGGGTCGCCTCGAGCCCGAAGCTCTCGGCGAACGCGACGAGGTCCGGGTTGCCGAGCTCGGTCCCGTAGTGTTCGCCGGTGTGCTCGGCCTGCTTCTCCGAGATGAGGCCGTAGTCGTCGTCACGCCAGACGACGGTGGTGAACGAGCAGCCCAGCCGTTTCGCCGTCTCCAGTTCCGCGGCGTTCATCAGGAACCCGCCGTCGCCGGTCCCGACCACGACGTTGGCATCGACGGCCAGGTCGGCCGCGAGGCCGCCCGGGACACCGATACCCATGCTCGCGAGGCCGTTGGAGATGACACAGCGTCCGGGCTCGAAGACGGGGAAGCGCCGGGCGATGGCCATCTTGTGGCTGCCCACGTCCGAGACGAGCACGTCCGCGTCGGTCATCGCCTCCCGGAGCAGCGGCAGGGTGTTCGCGACCGTCACGGGGTCGTCCGGCGACGGCCGGCGGGTCGCGTGCTCGTAGACCCGCTCGTGGGCGTCCACGCACCAGACGTCCCACGACCGCTCGACGGCGCCGGCCAGCCGCTCCAGTCCCGTTCCGGGGTCACAGACCAGTTCGACGTCGGGGTTGTAGTGGGTGTACACCTCCGCCGGCTCGCTGTCGAGATGGACGATGCGCTTCTCGCCGTCGGAGTTCCACCCCTCGGGGTCGTGCTCGGCGATGTCGTACCCGACCGCGAGGACGGTGTCGGCGGCGGCGACCGCCCCGCCGGCCTCGCCATCCGGCCCGGAATCCAGCGTCATCAGCGAGCGCTCGTCACGGTCCGGGAGCGCGCCCTTCGCCATGTACGTCGACACGACGGGGACGCCCGTCCGGTCGACGAAGGTCGCCAGCGCGCTCGCGGCGTCGGCCCGGACGGCGCCGTTGCCGGCGAGGACGAGCGGCTGGTCGGCCGATTCGAGCAGCGAGGCGGCCGCCGCCAGCGTCCCGTCGTCCGGCGCCGGACGCGCGACCGCCTCGCGGACCGGTAGCGGCTCGGCATCGGTCGGCTCGGCGGCCACGTCCTCCGGGAGTTCGAGGTGTGTCGCCCCGGGCTTCTCGTACTCGGCGACCTTGAACGCCTTCCGGACGGACTCGGCGACCGCGGTCCGGTCGGAGATCTGTGCGTTCCACTTCACCAGCGGCTCGAACGTGCCCACGATATCGAGCTTCTGGTGGCTCTCCTTGTGGAGCCGCTCGCGCCCGCCCTGCCCCGTGATGGCGACGAGCGGCGACTTGTCGAGTTGCGCGTCCGCGACGCCGGTCAGCAGGTTCGTCGCTCCGGGCCCGAGCGTGCCCAGACAGACGCCCGCCTCGCCGGTCAGCCGACCGTGGACGTCGGCCACGAAGGCCGCGCCCTGCTCGTGGCGGACCGGGACGAACGTCACCGACGAGTCCCGGATGGCGAACAGCAGGTCCTCCAGCTCCTCACCGGGAACGCCGAAGACGCGCTCGACGCCCTCGGCCTCCAGGCAGTCGGCGAGGCACTCGGCGACGGTCCGCTCGGGGTCGTCCATCGTCACGACCCGTCCGCCTCCAGACCGTGGTTGACGAAGACGGTCTTCCGGTTGACGAACTCGCGGATGCCGTGCCGCGAGAGCTCGCGCCCGTAGCCCGAGTCCCTGATGCCGCCGAACGGGAGCCGGGGGTCGGACTTGACGAACTCGTTGACGAAGCAGGCGCCGGCCTCGAACTCGCGGGCGAAGCGCTCCCCGCGGTCGAGGTCGCTCGTCCAGACGCTCGCGCCGAGCCCGAGGTCCGAATCGTTGGCGAGGTCGAGCGCCTCGGCACCGCTCTCGACCTCGAAGACCGCCGCGACCGGACCGAACGTCTCCTCGCAGGCCGCGGCCGCGTCGCGGGGCACGTCGGTCAGGACCGTCGGCGGGTAGAAGGCGCCCTCGCGGTCGAGCGGTTCGCCCCCCAGCGCCACCTCGGCACCCGCCTCGACCGACCGCTCGACCTGGTCGTGGAGCTCCTCCATGAGGTCCGGCCGGGCCATCGGCCCGATGTCGGTGGCCTCGTCGGTCGGGTCACCGACCGTCAGCGCGTCGAGCTTCTCGACCAGGCCGCCGACGAACGCGTCGTAGACGTCCGTGTGGACGACGAACCGCTTCGCCGCGATGCAGGACTGGCCGTTGTTCTGTGTGCGGGCGTAGACGGCCTTCTCGACGGTCTCCTCGAGCGGTGCGTCCGCCAGCACGACGAACGGGTCCGAGCCGCCGAGTTCCAGCACCGTCTTCTTCAGTTCGCTCCCCGCCCGCTCGGCGACCGCCCGGCCGGCCGGCTCGCTTCCGGTGAGTGTCACCGCGCGGACGCGGTCGTCGGCGATGATGTCGTTGGCCGTCCCCGAGCCCACGAGCAGCGTCTGGAAGGCGCCCTCCGGGACGCCCGCGTCGTGGAGCACCGCCTCGATGGCGAGGGCGCACCCGGGGACGTTGGAGGCGTGCTTCAGGAGGCCGACGTTGCCCGCCGCGAGGTTCGGCGCCGCGAACCGGAACACCTGCCAGAACGGGAAGTTCCATGGCATCACCGCCAGGACCGGACCCAGCGGCTCGTAGCTCACGAGCGAGTGGGCGTCGGCCTCGGTGCCGATGACCTCGTCGGCGAGCTGCTCGTCCGCGCGCTCGGCGTAGTACTCACAGACCCAGGCACACTTCTCGACCTCGGCCCGGGCCTGTTCGATGGGCTTGCCCATCTCGCGGGTCATCAGGTCGGCGTACTCGTCGGTCCGCTCCCGGAGGAGGTCCGCCGCGCGCTCCAGGTGCCCGCACCGCTCCTGTACGGTCCGCGCGCTCCACTCCTCGAACGTCGCCGTCGCCCGGTCGAGCGCCGCGTCCACCGCCGCCTCGGTCGGCTCCTCGTACGTCTCGATGCGGTCGCCTGTCGCCGGGTTCCGTGATTCCATCGTGGCGTCGAGTTCACCCTTGAGCCCCTAACGGTTTGCGGGCGTTCCAGTCGACCGGGCGAACACGCCGCTCGCGGACGGTGCGACCGGTACAGTGCCCGGTCACGCCACGGTCGGCCGGCACACCTTGACTCTCTGAGTCCATAATTATTTTATGGCCACAATATATCCAAAATATTCCGTTTATGAGGCCGGAGCCATCGCTATCGCCCGGATTAACGTACGAGGGCAGATATCTGCCACCGGCCCTGCCGCCGTACCGTGACCGAGCCGGAGCGGGTCGTGTGCGACCTCGAAACCGAGCGACGGGTCACGGGCGATGGGACTACGTGGGTCGCCCGTCTGCACCTCCGATGTGGCTGCACCGCCGACAGACCTCCGTGGGACCGTCCGGTTCTACCTGCTGGACCACGAGACCATCCTGGGCAAGGCCATCGACATCGCGCTCCTGGCGCTGAATCTGGTGTTCGTCGCCGTCCTGGTGGCGGAGACCTACCCGCTCGCGGACGACACCGCCGGCCTGCTCCGGAGGGCGGAGGTGGTCACCGCGCTGGTGTTCCTCGTCGAGTACGTTCTCCGGCTGTACGGCGCCGAGTCGCGGGTGGCGGAGGCGACGAACCCGTACACGGTGGCCGACCTGCTCGCCATCCTGCCGACGCTGGCCGTGCTGGTCGTGCCGGGCGTCGGCCTGAAACTCGCCGCCGAGGTCGGGTTCCTCCGGGCGCTCAGGGTGGTCCGGGTCCTCCGGTTCTACCGCTTCACCCGCGACGCCGAGTTCTTCTTCGGGACGGTCTCGGACAACACGCTGCGGGCGCTGAAGCTGCTGCTGACGGTACTGGTGGTCTTCTTCGTCTCGGCGGGCCTGTTCTACAGCGTCGAACACGCTGTCAACCCGGACGTGGACACCTTCGGCGACGCGTTCTACTACACCGTCGTCACGCTGTCGACGGTCGGCTTCGGGGACATCCTGCCGCGGACCGCTGCGGGCCGCTGGGTGACCGTCGCGTCGATCCTGGGCGCGGTCATCCTCATCCCGTGGCAGGGGAGTCGCATCGTCCGCGAGTGGGCCCGCCGCGACCGCGTGGACGTGACCTGTCCGGACTGCGGGTTGGCGGCCCACGACCGCGACGCCTCCCACTGCAAGGCCTGCGGCGCCGTCATCTACCAGGAGTACGAGGGGACGGACCGGTAGCCCGGGGACGCGGCCCCCGCCTCAGCCGGCGGCGGACGCCAGCCAGTCCATGAGCCCCCCGACGAGGTCGGGGTCGTACGTCCAGCAGCCGTAGAATCGACCGGGGGTCCGCTCCTCTGCGACCAGAGCGCATCGCTGTGCCCGCACGGGGCCGCCGTCGAACGCGAGGAACCAGAACCGGCCCACCCCGGGCAGGTCGCCGTGGTACGTGACCCGCGACACCTCGGGCGGCGCCCAGTCCTCGCGACCGTAGAGGTGGATGTCGAGGTCGGTCTCCGTCGCCAGGTGTCGATAGAGCGGCCACTGGTGTCGGAGCTTCGAGAACTCCTGGAAGCCGACGTGGAGGCTCCCAGCCCCCACGCGCTGGGCGCGGTCCTCGATCTCTCGGGAGGCGGTGAGGAGCTGTCGCCGTTCGAGCGACGCGAACAGGGTATCCTCGAGCAGCCCCAGGAGCGCTCGCTCGGCCCCAGGGAGCGTGGGGTCCACGGTGGGGTCCGGGACCGCGGGGTCGGCCAGCCGGTCGAGCGTGTCGAGGGCGGCCGACCCCACGAACCCCGCTCGGTCGTGGACCAGCAGGAACTCCGCCGGCCCGCCCGGTGGGATCACCTCGTGTTCGACGGTGGTGTTCCGGTCCGAGAGCTGGGTGACGATGCCCGACGGCGGCTCGGGGGCGTAGACCGTCACCGTCCGGTGGCGGTCCTCGACCGCCGCGAGGAACCCCTCCAGGTCCAGCTCATCCGGGAACTCGAGCCGGTTTGAGCGGGCGAACGCCTCCGGGGCCGGCGGGCCAGGTGGCGCCGCCTCGGCGGTGTTCTCGGCCTCGTGGCGGTACAGCCACTCGATGAGCTGTCGCGTCGGCGCCGACAGCGACGCGAGGGCGACGGCGCCGGTGTCCGGGTCGTACTCGACGAGTCCGGCATCCGCCAGCGCCGGGAGGTGGCGGTGGTGGAGTTCACTCCGGACCCGCTCGCGGTCGTCCCCGGTAGCCATCCCGCCGGCGTTCGCTGCGCGCCAGCCGACGACGACATCGGCCACGACATCGAGCGGCAGGCGCCGGCCGTCGAGGGCGTAGACCGTGAACCGGCAAACGGGGTTCCGGAGCGCCCGGAGCGTCCCGGGAGCGACCTCCATCTCTCCCGGACCGGTCGTCTCGCATTCGTCGTCCGGTTCGTTCATCAATCTAGCTTCGACTGTGGGGAGTTAGTACTTCGCGCCGATTCCCGGCAGGTGAGCGACGGGTGCACGACAGGTTCCAACAGCCAGGATTCCGGGGTAGACAGCCTCGACTGTCGGGTGCGTCGAGTGTGACCGGAGGTCCGGCAGGGCGGCGGCGCCCGGTCGGCCCAGTGAGGAAAGGGGGCTGGTTACTCGATGTGGCCTTCGCGGCGGAGCTGCTCGGCGTCCTGCTCGTCGTAGCGCCACTCCACGTTGGCCTTCTCGTCCTGCCAGTCCCACGGCTCGACGAGGACGACGTCGCCCTCGTTGATCCAGACCCGGTACTTCATGCGGCCGGGGATGCGGCCCATCCGGCTCTTTCCGTCCTGGCACTGCAGCCGGACGTGGTTGCCACCGTTGTGCTCGGTGACGACCGCGAACATCTCGTCGTCGTTGGGCATCCGGAGGTTCCGGCGCCCGCTCTCCTCGCTCATACAGATGGTAGGCCGCGTGGCCGTATAAGGCTCCTGATACGCGCGGTACCACGGGCCATACCGGCCACCCCCGGGGGAGGAGGCGAACCATCGGCTGGTGGCGATTGGAATCCGGGGTCAACAGGTGGCAGGGGGAGTTCCTCACGACCACGTCCTACCGATGCGTGGATGGCCCACCAACATTTATGACAGTCCCCCTGTTAATGACGCACATGAGTTACAAACAGCGACCAACCGGCGGGGAGGATGGGGCCCCGACGACGGTCGTGGGTGTCCTGCATCGTCTCGCAGAGCGGTTCCGTACGCACGTCGCGGAGTGGCCGTCCCGGTTCGTCCGGATGCAGGAGGACGCGCTCGGCGGCCTCGACCGCCGGTAGCTCACTCCTCGGCCAGCTTCACCGTCAGCACCGGCGCCGGCGACTTCCTGACGATCTCCTCGGTGACGCTCCCGATGAGGTAGTGGTCCAGCCCCGTGCGGCCGTGGGTGGCGAGGACGACCACGTCGACGGCGTGCTCGTCGACGTAGTCGAGGATACCGCTCGTCGGCGTCCCTTCCTGGACCACACGGTCGATATCGAGCCCGTCGTCCAGCCCCGCGACCGCCTCGTCGATGGCCTCGTTGGCCCGTTCACGCTCGCGCTCGGTCCAGGCCTCCGGCGCGAGCCCGCTGGACGGGCTCTCGAAGCGGTTGCGCGTGTCGATCACCGACAGGACGTGGACCGTCGCGTCGTACGTCGTCGCGAGTTCGTTCGCGTGCGTGACCGCCGCCCGGGTGCCCTCGCTCCCATCGGTCGGGAGCAGGATGTCGTCGTACATGCGTGGGCGTTCGACGGGCGCCCTCAAAACGCCCGTGATGGGCCTGTCGGGTGAGATGGAGCCGGTGCCAGGTGCCGGAGGACCCGCGGGCGGTCTACAGTCCGATGAAGCCGGCGCCGCCGGCGGCCATCAGGAACAGGGCGACGGAGATGATGGCGAACAGCCCGCCGACACCCTTCTTGATCGTCCCGGTGTCCAGTGCGTTCGAGACGTAGGGGGCGATCTGCCCGCCCGTCACCGTCGCGGGGACCGTCCAGACGACCATGTTCCACGGCGTGCTGGCGAGGCTCAGCGAGTGGCCCCCGACCAGCCCCCCGCCGAAGACGTGGACCAGCGACGCCAGGATGGCCGTCGCGGCCACGACGATGTGGTTCGTGCCGATGGCGACCCGGACGGGGACCTCCGTGCGGAGCATCGAGATGATGCCCAGCTCGCCCGAGCCGAAGCCGGCGAGCCCCTGGAAGGTGCCGCCGATGCTGTAGTTGGCGAACCGTTCGAGGTAGCCGCTCCGGGTGTAGCGGTAGTCGTCGCCCTCGCGGTCGACCCGGGTGACGTTGCCCTCGGCGTCCGTCTCGACGCCGGCAGGGCCGAGCTTGTCGTCGTCGTTGGGGAGGTCCTCGCGGACGCCACCGTCGGAGTGGGGCTCGCCACCGTCTGCGGCGGTGCCGGCCTCGGTGTCGTCGCCCGCCTCGTGTCCGTGTCCGAGGTCGGCCTTGAACAGCAGGTACGAGGCGGTCATCAGCGCCATCCCCAGTGCCAGGTGGAACAGCGGCTCCGGGATGATGAAGGAGAGCAACGCGCCCCCGACGACGAACGGGATGGAGCCGGCGACGATGGTGAGCGCGAGCCGTCGGTCGACCAGCCCGTACTGGATGAACGCGATGGCGGAGCTGGAGAGACCGAACGACTCGCTGATGAGCCCCACCTTCACGATGGTCTCGGGCTCGAGCGGCTGTGCGAGCAACGGGAAGATGAAGATGAGGAACGGCACGAACAGCGCCGAGCCGCTGATCCCCACCGTGTTGACGGTGGTCGCCCCGACGATGAAGAACAGGAACAGCCACCAGTACTCGAACCAGTACCCCGACTCGACGCTGCCGGTCGGGGCGAAGAAGTACACGCCCACGACGAACAGCACCGGCGCGAGGAAGACGAACACGTGCTGGTACTTCAGGAAGGACTTCTGTACCCGGCTGGAGGACGGTGTATCGATCATCGTTTCGTGACTACGACTCGGACTCCACGAGGAGAACGCGACTGGTCACACGGCACGACAGCGACGGCGTCGAGTAGGGAGTGCCCGGGACAGACTGCGGGCCTGGCGGCGCGGTCGACCGGGGCATCTAGGAGAACTCACCCAGGAGCGAGCGGCGGAACCGTTCGGCGGCGCGAGCGGTGGACGGGACCGTGGTCATGAGTAGGCGGCAGTAGGGTGGTCGATATAAAAAAGGCCTTCCGTTGCAACACGGCGTGTGGACCCGGCACACGGTCCAGTACCGACACTCCCGGCGACCGGTATCGGGACCATCCGACCCGAGCTACGGGCCGGCGCTCGGTCCAGGATACGTGGGGGGTGCGCGCTGGTCAATCGGCATGGCCGGGAGCGGCCTCGGTCCCCGGCGTTGGGGCATCGAGTGGTGCTTCGCCCGCCCCGGTACGCGTCCCCGGGAGGAGATGGAGGTAGTCGTCCAGATCGAGTGCGAACCGCTGGTCGGCCGCCCGCTCCGGCTGGAGCCAGCGGAAGGAGAACGTCTCGCCGACCTCCGCACCGCTGCCGGTGACCTCGTGGTCCCAGCGCTCGCGCGGTTCGTGGATGGTCACCTGGAAGAAGTGCCGGACGTACCACCGGTCGCCGTCGGCCGTGGCACGGCGATGCCAGCAGTCACTCGCCAGCTGGCGGATGTCGGACACCGCTCCGACGCCGGACTCCTCGGCGAGTTCCCTGAACGCCGCCTCCCGGGCCGTCTCTCCCGGGTCGACGGTGCCCTTCGGTACCTGGAGAGTCTCGTGCGACGGCCCCTCGAACACCAGCACCGCGCCGTCGGCACGCGTCGCGTAGACACACGATTTCTGAACGAATGTATCCCCCCGATCGATCATACCGAGGACTCGAGAACTACAGTAATGAACACTTCTCTACATACGTCCCGAGAATCTGGCCATATATCACGTTTCGATCTCGGTAGCCTCGCGAGGGCGCAGACACGCTCACGTCGACGACGAGGAGGCGTCGGACGACGACCCGGACGCGGGGGTCGAATCCTCGGGGTAGGACTGCCGGAGTTCCTCTTCGAACACCAGCCGCGTCACGTGCCCACAGTACGGACAGCGGAGCTCCGTCACCGCCTCGACGGTCCAGCCGTTGAGGACGCCGATCTCGCCACCACGGACCCGCTCCTCGAACGGGCGACCGCACTCGTCGCACTCGATCCCCGTCAGCTGGACGTAGGCGATGTTCTCGATGTCGAGCTGCTGTACCACGGGTGCGACCGTACCCGCTCGACCGGCATAAACCTCCGTCAGACGCCCGACACACGGACGGCACGGGCGTTCCGGGGTACGGTGGTCGGGGATCCCGCTCCCGGGTCGAGCGCGCGTGCGGGTGTCGCCGTCCCGTTTTGGGCCGTCTGGACGACGTATCGCTGGCCCACCATCGGGTCGAGCAGGCTGTCGACGGGCGCACGGTCGTCCCGGAGGACGGGCACGTCGTCCGTCCGCGGCGGCTCATCGCGGAGCGTCCGGACCTCGGCCGAGAGGTCGATGCCGATGTCGCGGCGCCCGTTCCGCTCCAGCAGCGTCTCCCGGTCGAGCCGCGTCCCGTTCCGGGTGGCCACGACCTGGATGTTCCCGACGAGCGAGCCACCGACCGTCGGGAACGTGTACACCTGCGGGAACACCTCCGACATGGTCCGGTACTCGGCGCGGTAGAACTTCGAGGCCGGGCCGGTCTCGGCGGAGATGACGTTCGCGTACAGCATCCCGTCGGCCGAGAGCCGGGACCGCGCCAGCTCGAAGAACTCCACCGTCGTCAGCTGGAACGGGACCTTGTCCTTCTTGTACGCGTCCAGCACGATGAGGTCGTAGGTGCGGTCCGTCTCGCGGAGGTAGCGCCGGCCGTCCTCCCGGTAGATGTTCAGTCGTGGGTGGGACTCGTTCACCGCGAAGTACTCCTTCGCCACCCGGACGACCTCGGGGTCGATCTCGACCACGTCGACGGTCGCGTCGTACTCCTCGAGGAAGCGCTTCGGGCCGGTGAACCCGCCCCCGCCGACGAACAGCACCCGGTCGATGTCGTCGGGGTCGTCGGCCAGCAGGTAGGGGAGGTGGAAGTAGCGGGTGTACTCGAAGACGTGCCGGGTTGGCCGGTCGACGTCCATCGCGCTGTGGCGCTGGTCGTCGAGGTACAGGGTCCGTGTGCCGTTGATCTCGCCCACCTCGAGTTCCTGGTACGCGGTCTGGGTCTCGTAGAGGACGCGCCCCTCGACACCGAAGCCGAAGGAGCCGCTCGTGGCCGCCAGGACGAGCAGCACCCCGACGCCGAGCGAGCGCGCCGTGAGCCCCGACACCGGCGGGTAGGTGAGGTAGACGGCCGTGCCGACGAGGAGCAGGCCGAAGACGAGGCCGATGTACTCCACCGAGAGCGACGGGATGAGGAGGAAGGTGGTGCCGAACGCGCCCAGGATGCTGCCGACGGTCCCGACGGCGTAGACGTGGCCGGAGGCCCGCCCCACGCCGTCGGCCTCGGCCAGCTCCGCGGCGTACGGGCTGATGTAGCCCAGCAGGTAGGTCGGCGGACCGAACAGGAGCGTGACGGCCGGGAGCGACGCGAACCGCGCCGGGAGCGGGAGTCCCGTGACCGCCGCCAGCATCAGGTCGCCCGCGAAGACGATGGCCGCGACGTACGCGGCGGTCGCCACCAGCGCCCACGCCATCCGCTCGGTGGAGGCGTGCTCGGCGGCGCGCTGGCCGCCGCGATGGTAGCCCAGCGAGAGCGCCGCGAGGAAGACCCCGATGATGGTCCCCCAGGTGTAGATGCTGCTCCCGAACTGGGGGGCGACGATACGTCCCGAGAGGATCTCCAGCCCCATGCTGGCCACCCCGGAGACGAACACCGCCACGCCCGGTTCGGTCACGGTCGGCAGGCGCCCGCGGAGCGTACTCATTCGTCCCGGATTGGAGGAGGGCCCGATTAAACGTTCCCCGCCCGCCGGCCGCGGACCCCAGCCGCCCTCTCCGGGTTCGGCGAAAGTCACTAACGGTCGCCACCCCTGGACAGTGTATGGCACGCGAACTCCCGAAACCGCCCGAGGCCGGCATCCTCAACGCGCTGCGGTTCGGGACACAGACGTTCCGCTTCCTGGAGGGGGTGCAATCGCGGTTCGAGGACATCGTCGCCGTCCCGGTCCCCGGGCGGGGCCCGCTCGTCATCGTCACCAACCCGTCGCTGGTCCACGAGGCGCTCTCGCGGCCCGAGGACTTCCCGCGCGTCCCGGCACAGGGGCCCTCGTCGATGATCGCC from Haloglomus litoreum includes the following:
- a CDS encoding CapA family protein, with translation MAPTRRAALAATATLLSTAGCAVRSVSEGTDPTGDARVGLAGDVMLGRSVDERHDDRPPASVWGSMLPALGRLDGTIANLECCISDRGERWPDKVYYFRAGPEWALPALETADVAAVSLANNHALDFGATALRDTLDGLDRRGITAVGAGADRSAALTPAVVDIGGVTVAVIGLTDRMPAFGAGPERPGTAVAALAGRSRRTRRLVRGLLRRPAVAAADLVVASLHWGPNWTLVKHPARRAFARWLVDEGVDVVHGHSAHVPQGIEVYDGAPILYDCGDLVDDYVVKPDLHNDRSFLFELVVEDGTVVAVRLHPVEIRRSTAHRAEGAVARWLRDRMRALSARFGTSVRAESRGGVLRVPVPGA
- a CDS encoding acetolactate synthase large subunit gives rise to the protein MDDPERTVAECLADCLEAEGVERVFGVPGEELEDLLFAIRDSSVTFVPVRHEQGAAFVADVHGRLTGEAGVCLGTLGPGATNLLTGVADAQLDKSPLVAITGQGGRERLHKESHQKLDIVGTFEPLVKWNAQISDRTAVAESVRKAFKVAEYEKPGATHLELPEDVAAEPTDAEPLPVREAVARPAPDDGTLAAAASLLESADQPLVLAGNGAVRADAASALATFVDRTGVPVVSTYMAKGALPDRDERSLMTLDSGPDGEAGGAVAAADTVLAVGYDIAEHDPEGWNSDGEKRIVHLDSEPAEVYTHYNPDVELVCDPGTGLERLAGAVERSWDVWCVDAHERVYEHATRRPSPDDPVTVANTLPLLREAMTDADVLVSDVGSHKMAIARRFPVFEPGRCVISNGLASMGIGVPGGLAADLAVDANVVVGTGDGGFLMNAAELETAKRLGCSFTTVVWRDDDYGLISEKQAEHTGEHYGTELGNPDLVAFAESFGLEATRAGSLDGFEDALSAVDDDALSLIEVPIER
- a CDS encoding NAD-dependent succinate-semialdehyde dehydrogenase; translated protein: MESRNPATGDRIETYEEPTEAAVDAALDRATATFEEWSARTVQERCGHLERAADLLRERTDEYADLMTREMGKPIEQARAEVEKCAWVCEYYAERADEQLADEVIGTEADAHSLVSYEPLGPVLAVMPWNFPFWQVFRFAAPNLAAGNVGLLKHASNVPGCALAIEAVLHDAGVPEGAFQTLLVGSGTANDIIADDRVRAVTLTGSEPAGRAVAERAGSELKKTVLELGGSDPFVVLADAPLEETVEKAVYARTQNNGQSCIAAKRFVVHTDVYDAFVGGLVEKLDALTVGDPTDEATDIGPMARPDLMEELHDQVERSVEAGAEVALGGEPLDREGAFYPPTVLTDVPRDAAAACEETFGPVAAVFEVESGAEALDLANDSDLGLGASVWTSDLDRGERFAREFEAGACFVNEFVKSDPRLPFGGIRDSGYGRELSRHGIREFVNRKTVFVNHGLEADGS
- a CDS encoding ion transporter, whose amino-acid sequence is MGLRGSPVCTSDVAAPPTDLRGTVRFYLLDHETILGKAIDIALLALNLVFVAVLVAETYPLADDTAGLLRRAEVVTALVFLVEYVLRLYGAESRVAEATNPYTVADLLAILPTLAVLVVPGVGLKLAAEVGFLRALRVVRVLRFYRFTRDAEFFFGTVSDNTLRALKLLLTVLVVFFVSAGLFYSVEHAVNPDVDTFGDAFYYTVVTLSTVGFGDILPRTAAGRWVTVASILGAVILIPWQGSRIVREWARRDRVDVTCPDCGLAAHDRDASHCKACGAVIYQEYEGTDR
- a CDS encoding DUF7344 domain-containing protein, whose translation is MNEPDDECETTGPGEMEVAPGTLRALRNPVCRFTVYALDGRRLPLDVVADVVVGWRAANAGGMATGDDRERVRSELHHRHLPALADAGLVEYDPDTGAVALASLSAPTRQLIEWLYRHEAENTAEAAPPGPPAPEAFARSNRLEFPDELDLEGFLAAVEDRHRTVTVYAPEPPSGIVTQLSDRNTTVEHEVIPPGGPAEFLLVHDRAGFVGSAALDTLDRLADPAVPDPTVDPTLPGAERALLGLLEDTLFASLERRQLLTASREIEDRAQRVGAGSLHVGFQEFSKLRHQWPLYRHLATETDLDIHLYGREDWAPPEVSRVTYHGDLPGVGRFWFLAFDGGPVRAQRCALVAEERTPGRFYGCWTYDPDLVGGLMDWLASAAG
- the eif1A gene encoding translation initiation factor eIF-1A encodes the protein MSEESGRRNLRMPNDDEMFAVVTEHNGGNHVRLQCQDGKSRMGRIPGRMKYRVWINEGDVVLVEPWDWQDEKANVEWRYDEQDAEQLRREGHIE
- a CDS encoding universal stress protein; translation: MYDDILLPTDGSEGTRAAVTHANELATTYDATVHVLSVIDTRNRFESPSSGLAPEAWTERERERANEAIDEAVAGLDDGLDIDRVVQEGTPTSGILDYVDEHAVDVVVLATHGRTGLDHYLIGSVTEEIVRKSPAPVLTVKLAEE
- a CDS encoding sulfite exporter TauE/SafE family protein, which translates into the protein MIDTPSSSRVQKSFLKYQHVFVFLAPVLFVVGVYFFAPTGSVESGYWFEYWWLFLFFIVGATTVNTVGISGSALFVPFLIFIFPLLAQPLEPETIVKVGLISESFGLSSSAIAFIQYGLVDRRLALTIVAGSIPFVVGGALLSFIIPEPLFHLALGMALMTASYLLFKADLGHGHEAGDDTEAGTAADGGEPHSDGGVREDLPNDDDKLGPAGVETDAEGNVTRVDREGDDYRYTRSGYLERFANYSIGGTFQGLAGFGSGELGIISMLRTEVPVRVAIGTNHIVVAATAILASLVHVFGGGLVGGHSLSLASTPWNMVVWTVPATVTGGQIAPYVSNALDTGTIKKGVGGLFAIISVALFLMAAGGAGFIGL
- a CDS encoding NUDIX domain-containing protein, yielding MIDRGDTFVQKSCVYATRADGAVLVFEGPSHETLQVPKGTVDPGETAREAAFRELAEESGVGAVSDIRQLASDCWHRRATADGDRWYVRHFFQVTIHEPRERWDHEVTGSGAEVGETFSFRWLQPERAADQRFALDLDDYLHLLPGTRTGAGEAPLDAPTPGTEAAPGHAD